Below is a window of bacterium DNA.
CTATCAAAGAGAAAGATGACAAATACTATATTGTTGCTGAGAAATGCACAGAGTGCGGTAAATGTGTAGAAGTATGCCCTGTAGAAGCAATAGCGAAGGAAGACAGTAGCAAGTGAGTTTTGATGAGTAAAAAAGAAGAGATGTTGTCAAAATTAGACCATAAGAAGCTTCCTCAACATATTGCTATTATAATGGATGGGAATGGCAGATGGGCAAAGAAGCGCGGATTACCAAGATCTGCAGGACACCTGGCGGGGGTAAAAACTGTTAGGCGCATTGTAGAAACTTCCTCAAACATTGGTATAAAATTCCTGACCATGTATGCATTTTCCACGGAAAACTGGAAACGTCCCAAAAATGAAGTTAGTACAATTATGTCTTTATTTAAGATATATCTCAAAAAAGAAATATCAACCTTTAACAAGAATGATGTAAAGCTTAATGTAATTGGAAATACAGGAGAATTGTCAGATGATATTCAGAAAGCTCTGGATGATGCGCTAAAGAAGACGTCTGTAAATAAGGGCTTAACGTTTACTTTAGCTATCAATTATGGCAGCAGGCAAGAGATTACGAATGCAGTAAAAAACATTGTAAATGATGTTAAAAAAGGTATTATAAGCAAAGATATAAATGAGAATATAATTGGCAGATATTTATATACCTCTGATTTGCCGGACCCGGATCTTTTAATCAGAACAAGTGGAGAGATGAGGATTAGCAATTTTTTGCTCTGGCAATTATCATACGCTGAGATCTGGATCACAGATACGTATTGGCCGGATTTTGAGCAAACAGAGTATATAAAAGCGATTTTGGATTATCAAAATAGACAAAGGCGGTTTGGGAAACATAACGGATAAGATAATAGCTATGTTACGCAGTCGAATAGCAGTTGCTGTATTTTGCATCCCCGTTTTTCTTCTTTTGGCGTACAATGGAGGAATAGCGTTTACACTGTTTACTGCGACTGTGTCTGTATTTGCATTTTTAGAATTTGCCAATCTGGTTAAACACATAAAGAAGGATATTCCTAAGCTTATTGGAGCTCTAGGCTGTGTATGTATGGTGTTTTCGTTTTATGAAGGAGAGCAAATATTAGCTGGCATAGTTTTGTTTGTTGTGTTTCTCATGGTGTTGACGCTTCAGCTTTTCAGGAATGACATACCGGGTTCAATAGTTATTACAGGAATAACGAGTTTTGGAATAATATATACAGGATGGTTCTTATCGCATCTTGTTGCTCTTAGAAATTTACCGTCAGGCAGAGCATATATTTTTACAATGCTGGCTATTACATGGCTTACAGATTCAGGGGCATATGCAGTTGGAACATTGTTCGGCAAACATAAATTACCTTTAACGGCGAGTCCGAACAAGTCTTACGAAGGATTAATAGGAGCTTGTATAGGAAGTTTTATTGGAGTTATTATTGCAAAACTAATGTTTCTCGGGACACTTACTGTAATTCATATGATTGCGCTTGCAATAGTAATGTTTCTGGCTGGTCAGCTGGGGGATCTATCTGAATCATTGATGAAGCGTGATGCAAAAGTAAAAGATACTGATTGTAGTATCCCGGGGCATGGCGGGGTTCTGGACAGGTTTGACAGCCTGTTATTTACAGCGCCAGCAATGTTCTACTATATAAAACTTTTTTTATAAATGGACTATATTAAAGAATGAAGAAGATACCTGTAGATAAACTGCCTCCACAGAACATAGACGCAGAGATATCTGTGCTTGGAGCTATGCTGATTGAAAAAGAAGCTATTGGGAAGACAATTGAGATATTAAATAGCAAGGATTTTTATAAAGATGCTCATAAGAAGATATTCTCTGCAATAATATCTTTGTATGATAAAGACGAAGCTGTAGATTTAGTCACACTAACTGAACACCTGACAAAGGAAAAAGCATTAAAGGATGTTGGAGGGCCAAGCTATATATCCGGATTAGTTAGCAGTGTAGCAACAGCTGCTAATGTTGAGCATCATGCGCGAATTGTAAAGCAGAAGGCAACACTCAGAAATTTAATCAATGTATCTACCCAAATTATTACAAGGAGTTATGAAGGGGATGAAGAGGTTGATTTAATATTAGACAGGGCAGAGAAACTTATTTTCGATGTAAGCCAGCAGAAGACGAAAGGGGAATTTGTTGCAGTAAAATCTATATTAAAGGACACATTCCAAACTATAGAGAATATAATTGATAAAAAGATTCATGTAACAGGCATTCGTACTGGGTTTGACGAGCTTGATGATAGAACAGCAGGGCTACAGAATTCAGACCTTATTATTGTTGCAGGCAGACCAAGTATGGGTAAAACAAGTTTTGCTCTCTCTCTTGCTCATCATATTGGAGTTGAAGAAAAAATACCTATTGGCATCTTGAGCTTTGAAATGTCTAAGGAGCAGCTTGTACAGCGCATGCTATGCGCAGAAGCCAGAGTTGATATGCATAAAATGAGAACAGGTTATCTTGGAGAACAGGATTGGCCAAAGCTTACTATTGCTGCCGGGAGATTGTCTGAAGCGCCAATTTTTATTGATGATAGTTCTAGTCTTTCTGGGCTGGAGGTGCGTGCAAAAGCAAGACGTCTTAAGGCAAGCAAGAATATAGGGATTCTCATAATAGACTATTTGCAGCTGATGAGTGGCAAATCGAGGATGGAGAACAGACAGCAGGAGATATCTGAAATTTCCAGATCATTAAAAGGATTAGCAAAGGAATTAAATATTCCTGTGGTTGCTCTTTCACAGTTAAGACGTCTGGGAGAAGGAAGACACAGACCTCAATTATCCGATCTCAGGGAATCAGGCGCTATAGAACAGGATGCAGATGTAGTTTTGCTTTTGATGAGAGAAGAATTGTATGAAGAGACTGAAGAGAATAAAGGGAGAGCTGAAATAAATATAGGCAAGCAGAGAAATGGGCCAACTGGATCCTTTGAATTGGCGTTTATTAAAGAATATGCTAAATTTGAAAATCTTTCTATGAGAGAAGACGAAGAATAGAAAAGGAGGAATACTATAATGACAGCTATAATAGATATATTTGCAAGAGAAATTCTTGACTCGAGGGGCAATCCAACAATTGAAGTTGATGTGGAATTGGCATGCGGAGCAATGGGGAGAGCCGCTGTGCCATCCGGCGCATCTACAGGAGAGCATGAAGCTTGTGAACTGAGAGACGGAGACAAAAAAAGATTTCTTGGAAAAGGTGTTAGTAAAGCAGTGAAAAATGTGAACGATATAATTG
It encodes the following:
- a CDS encoding 4Fe-4S binding protein; this encodes MAYKISDECVGCGTCVDECEAEAIKEKDDKYYIVAEKCTECGKCVEVCPVEAIAKEDSSK
- a CDS encoding isoprenyl transferase, producing the protein MSKKEEMLSKLDHKKLPQHIAIIMDGNGRWAKKRGLPRSAGHLAGVKTVRRIVETSSNIGIKFLTMYAFSTENWKRPKNEVSTIMSLFKIYLKKEISTFNKNDVKLNVIGNTGELSDDIQKALDDALKKTSVNKGLTFTLAINYGSRQEITNAVKNIVNDVKKGIISKDINENIIGRYLYTSDLPDPDLLIRTSGEMRISNFLLWQLSYAEIWITDTYWPDFEQTEYIKAILDYQNRQRRFGKHNG
- a CDS encoding phosphatidate cytidylyltransferase, with translation MLRSRIAVAVFCIPVFLLLAYNGGIAFTLFTATVSVFAFLEFANLVKHIKKDIPKLIGALGCVCMVFSFYEGEQILAGIVLFVVFLMVLTLQLFRNDIPGSIVITGITSFGIIYTGWFLSHLVALRNLPSGRAYIFTMLAITWLTDSGAYAVGTLFGKHKLPLTASPNKSYEGLIGACIGSFIGVIIAKLMFLGTLTVIHMIALAIVMFLAGQLGDLSESLMKRDAKVKDTDCSIPGHGGVLDRFDSLLFTAPAMFYYIKLFL
- the dnaB gene encoding replicative DNA helicase, producing the protein MKKIPVDKLPPQNIDAEISVLGAMLIEKEAIGKTIEILNSKDFYKDAHKKIFSAIISLYDKDEAVDLVTLTEHLTKEKALKDVGGPSYISGLVSSVATAANVEHHARIVKQKATLRNLINVSTQIITRSYEGDEEVDLILDRAEKLIFDVSQQKTKGEFVAVKSILKDTFQTIENIIDKKIHVTGIRTGFDELDDRTAGLQNSDLIIVAGRPSMGKTSFALSLAHHIGVEEKIPIGILSFEMSKEQLVQRMLCAEARVDMHKMRTGYLGEQDWPKLTIAAGRLSEAPIFIDDSSSLSGLEVRAKARRLKASKNIGILIIDYLQLMSGKSRMENRQQEISEISRSLKGLAKELNIPVVALSQLRRLGEGRHRPQLSDLRESGAIEQDADVVLLLMREELYEETEENKGRAEINIGKQRNGPTGSFELAFIKEYAKFENLSMREDEE